The following are encoded in a window of Phaseolus vulgaris cultivar G19833 chromosome 3, P. vulgaris v2.0, whole genome shotgun sequence genomic DNA:
- the LOC137838999 gene encoding F-box/kelch-repeat protein At4g19930-like — protein sequence MSMSLPILPLDLQLEIFSYLPCKAIVRFMILSHLHHSLLISPDFISRHHSKSRNKFFVLVPSSTPCLCEDDDHLTLFQNLTLPFVHPTFHNKIIGICNGIICMERNHDIFFINPMIRYCFELALHDDEDGSIYSYGSISSRSIYSYGFISRGLSDYLVVKIDSDPKYYYRNDKGELIPPRNVPRNAWVYTYVEDDWRPLEIPNCSLCTTESFGYNGVVYYGLLHWGAKKWVENAWYYFILTFDPQTEVFGELLLADSLVAAHYHPQLCESGVFVGIFVVQNSNKPLTVYSSTLFGINPDIHKHILGFPFLLFHRDDGTLLFGVEFNPAQYLLRLLDISHETVTVLNNIGRTISEDLYIGYSSTSLVLLDEVSASSKYYARHILL from the coding sequence ATGTCGATGTCTCTTCCCATTCTTCCCCTTGATCTTCAACTGGAGATATTTTCATACCTTCCATGCAAGGCAATAGTGAGATTCATGATTCTCTCCCATTTACACCATTCCTTACTCATTTCACCGGATTTTATCTCTCGACATCACAGCAAGTCTCGCAACAAGTTTTTTGTTCTTGTGCCCTCCTCCACCCCCTGTCTCTGCGAGGATGACGATCATCTAACTCTGTTTCAGAACTTGACGTTGCCGTTCGTGCATCCTACTTTTCATAACAAAATTATCGGTATATGTAATGGTATTATATGCATGGAAAGGAATCACGATATCTTCTTCATCAATCCAATGATTCGGTATTGTTTTGAACTTGCCTTACATGATGATGAAGATGGATCCATCTACTCTTACGGTTCTATTAGTAGTAGATCCATCTACTCTTACGGCTTTATTAGTCGTGGATTATCCGATTATTTAGTTGTTAAAATTGATTCAGATCCAAAGTATTACTACCGTAATGATAAAGGTGAGCTCATTCCTCCGCGCAATGTTCCGCGCAATGCTTGGGTCTATACTTATGTAGAAGATGATTGGAGACCTCTGGAAATTCCTAATTGTTCACTTTGTACTACTGAGAGTTTTGGTTATAATGGTGTGGTTTACTATGGACTTTTGCACTGGGGTGCGAAGAAATGGGTTGAAAACGCATGGTATTATTTCATTCTGACATTTGATCCTCAAACTGAAGTTTTTGGGGAGCTTTTACTTGCTGATAGTTTGGTGGCCGCTCATTATCATCCTCAACTCTGTGAAAGCGGGGTATTTGTTGGGATATTTGTTGTTCAAAATAGTAACAAACCCTTAACCGTGTACTCTTCAACTTTATTTGGCATCAATCCTGACATTCATAAGCATATACTGGGATTTCCTTTTCTATTGTTTCACAGAGATGATGGTACGTTGTTGTTTGGTGTGGAATTCAACCCCGCACAATACTTGCTTCGTTTGTTGGACATAAGCCATGAAACTGTTACTGTCCTTAACAATATTGGAAGGACGATATCCGAAGATCTTTATATAGGTTACTCTTCTACAAGTCTAGTTCTTTTAGATGAAGTATCCGCATCTAGTAAGTATTATGCTAGACATATTCTTTTATGA